A single window of Kitasatospora sp. HUAS MG31 DNA harbors:
- a CDS encoding type III polyketide synthase: MTRIAAVSGVVPPHRYPQGELAGAMAALCLPRGADRRVLERVHASAGVATRHLALPLARYPELDGFGRSNDAFIEAALALGEAAVASALDRADLAAEEIDLVVSTSVTGIAAPSIEARLAARLGLREDVRRIPVFGLGCAAGAAGVGRLDDFLAGRPRGVALLLSTELCSLTLQRSDSSTAGLVASALFGDGAGALLAVGAEHPRHAEGPGPLVVASRSRLYPGTERLLGWDIGDRGFKIVLGAELPDLVRLHVAEEISSFLAAHDLKPDGITAWICHPGGPKVLDAVAETLGLPYSALELSRRSLAAVGNLSSASVLHILQDTLALRPPPPGSYGLMLALGPGFSSELVLLRW, encoded by the coding sequence GTGACGCGAATCGCGGCAGTGAGCGGAGTCGTCCCGCCCCACCGGTACCCGCAGGGGGAACTCGCCGGGGCCATGGCGGCGCTCTGCCTGCCGCGCGGCGCGGACCGCCGTGTCCTGGAGCGGGTGCACGCCTCGGCCGGGGTGGCCACCCGCCATCTGGCCCTGCCACTGGCCCGCTATCCGGAGTTGGACGGTTTCGGACGGTCCAACGACGCGTTCATCGAGGCGGCGCTGGCGCTCGGCGAGGCCGCCGTCGCCTCGGCGCTGGACCGGGCCGACCTGGCCGCCGAGGAGATCGACCTGGTGGTCTCCACCTCCGTGACCGGCATCGCCGCACCCTCCATCGAGGCCCGGCTGGCGGCCCGCCTCGGGCTGCGCGAGGACGTCCGGCGGATCCCCGTGTTCGGGCTCGGCTGCGCCGCGGGCGCGGCGGGCGTCGGACGGCTGGACGACTTCCTGGCCGGGCGGCCGCGCGGGGTGGCACTGCTGCTGTCCACCGAGCTCTGCTCGCTGACCCTGCAGCGTTCGGACTCCTCCACCGCCGGCCTGGTGGCGAGCGCCCTGTTCGGCGACGGCGCGGGCGCCCTGCTGGCGGTGGGCGCCGAGCATCCGCGGCACGCCGAGGGCCCCGGCCCGCTGGTGGTGGCCAGCCGCAGCCGGCTCTACCCGGGCACCGAACGACTGCTCGGCTGGGACATCGGCGACCGCGGGTTCAAGATCGTGCTCGGCGCCGAACTCCCGGACCTGGTCCGGCTGCACGTCGCCGAGGAGATCTCCTCCTTCCTCGCCGCCCACGACCTCAAGCCGGACGGCATCACCGCCTGGATCTGCCACCCCGGCGGCCCCAAGGTCCTCGACGCGGTCGCCGAGACGCTCGGACTCCCTTACTCCGCGCTGGAGTTGAGCCGCCGCTCGCTCGCCGCGGTGGGCAATCTCTCCTCCGCCTCGGTGCTGCACATCCTCCAGGACACCCTGGCCCTGCGGCCCCCGCCGCCCGGCAGCTACGGCCTGATGCTGGCCCTCGGCCCGGGCTTCTCCTCCGAACTCGTCCTGCTCCGCTGGTAG
- a CDS encoding isoprenylcysteine carboxyl methyltransferase family protein has product MTAYTVLILLVAAERMAELAVARRNAAWSRARGGTEYGRGHYPPMVLLHTALLLGCLLEPLLAARPFTPVLGWPMLALALAAQGLRWWCVAALGPRWNTRVIVVPGLPLVTGGPYRWLRHPNYVAVAVEGLALPLVHGAWVTAGCFTVLNLALMGVRIRCEETALARPSAVPA; this is encoded by the coding sequence GTGACCGCGTACACCGTGCTGATCCTGCTGGTCGCCGCCGAGCGGATGGCCGAACTCGCCGTCGCCCGGCGCAACGCGGCCTGGAGCCGCGCCCGCGGCGGCACCGAGTACGGCCGGGGCCACTACCCGCCGATGGTGCTGCTGCACACCGCCCTGCTGCTCGGCTGCCTGCTCGAACCGCTGCTCGCCGCACGGCCGTTCACGCCCGTCCTGGGCTGGCCGATGCTGGCCCTCGCGCTCGCCGCCCAGGGCCTGCGCTGGTGGTGCGTCGCCGCACTGGGCCCGCGCTGGAACACCCGGGTGATCGTGGTGCCCGGGCTGCCGCTGGTCACCGGCGGGCCGTACCGGTGGCTGCGGCACCCCAACTACGTGGCGGTGGCGGTCGAGGGGCTGGCCCTGCCGCTGGTCCACGGCGCCTGGGTGACGGCCGGCTGCTTCACCGTGCTGAACCTGGCCCTGATGGGGGTGCGGATCCGGTGCGAGGAGACGGCGCTGGCCCGGCCCTCCGCAGTCCCGGCGTGA
- a CDS encoding NAD(P)/FAD-dependent oxidoreductase codes for MIDLLVAGGGPAGLATAIHAARAGLEVVVAEPRPGPIDKACGEGLMPSAVRALAALDVRVEGRPFHGIRYLEAAGTRRAEARFRTGPGRGVRRTALHAALALRAAELGVRVVPERIREVAWDGPAVRVGDLTARRLVAADGLHSPVRRSLGLHRPPPPGRPARYGLRRHYPVQPWSDLVEVYWSERAEAYVTPVAPDLVGVALLTTDRAPFDEQLRRFPALAARLPAGGGGPVRGAGPLRQRAAARVSGPVLLVGDAAGYLDALTGEGLAVALASAEQLVRCLVAGRPHEYERAWRRVSRGYRLLTGSLLWARERPLLAPRIVPLAARLPGLFHAGVNVLA; via the coding sequence GTGATCGACCTGCTGGTGGCCGGCGGCGGTCCGGCCGGGCTGGCCACCGCCATCCACGCCGCCCGCGCCGGCCTGGAGGTCGTGGTCGCCGAACCGCGCCCGGGACCGATCGACAAGGCCTGCGGCGAGGGCCTGATGCCCTCCGCCGTCCGGGCGCTGGCCGCGCTCGACGTCCGGGTGGAGGGAAGGCCCTTCCACGGCATCCGCTACCTGGAGGCCGCCGGCACCCGCCGGGCCGAGGCCCGCTTCCGGACCGGGCCCGGCCGCGGCGTCCGCCGCACGGCCCTGCACGCGGCGCTCGCCCTCCGCGCGGCGGAACTGGGCGTCCGGGTGGTGCCCGAGCGGATCCGCGAGGTGGCCTGGGACGGGCCCGCCGTCCGGGTCGGCGACCTCACCGCCCGCCGCCTGGTCGCCGCCGACGGCCTGCACTCCCCCGTCCGCCGCTCCCTCGGCCTGCACCGCCCGCCGCCCCCGGGCCGCCCCGCCCGGTACGGGCTGCGCCGCCACTACCCCGTGCAGCCGTGGAGCGACCTGGTCGAGGTGTACTGGTCCGAGCGCGCCGAGGCGTACGTCACCCCGGTCGCCCCCGACCTGGTCGGGGTCGCCCTGCTCACCACCGACCGCGCGCCCTTCGACGAGCAGCTGCGCCGCTTCCCGGCGCTGGCCGCCCGGCTGCCGGCCGGCGGGGGCGGGCCGGTGCGCGGCGCCGGGCCGCTGCGGCAGCGGGCCGCCGCCCGGGTGTCCGGGCCGGTCCTGCTGGTCGGCGACGCCGCCGGCTACCTGGACGCGCTCACCGGGGAGGGGCTCGCCGTCGCCCTCGCCTCCGCCGAACAGCTGGTGCGGTGCCTGGTCGCCGGGCGGCCGCACGAGTACGAACGGGCCTGGCGGCGGGTCTCCCGCGGGTACCGGCTGCTGACCGGGTCGCTGCTGTGGGCCCGGGAGCGGCCGCTGCTGGCGCCGAGGATCGTCCCGCTCGCCGCTCGGCTCCCAGGCCTGTTCCACGCGGGCGTCAACGTCCTCGCCTGA
- a CDS encoding ABC transporter permease, producing the protein MTTASAETFGRRLLGPARDGLAVTGRNLIGLRRVPRLLIFSTIQPLVFVLMFRYVFGGVVGAALGGLPYVDYLMPGVFVQVAVFGAMNTAIGLATDLQTGLMERFRSLPMARSAVLSGRTTADLIRNVFVVALMTAVGFAVGFRIHTDLGAFLCGVLLVLAFGFAMSWVFAAVGLAVKDPETAMAASFPVLAPLVFASSAFVPVATMPGWLQVFAEHQPVTVSANAVRALVLGGPTASQVWQALAWDIGIIAVFAPLGVWLYRRAV; encoded by the coding sequence GTGACCACCGCATCCGCCGAAACCTTCGGCCGCCGCCTGCTCGGCCCCGCCCGCGACGGCCTCGCCGTCACCGGCCGCAACCTGATCGGGCTGCGCCGGGTACCCCGGCTGCTGATCTTCTCCACCATCCAGCCGCTGGTCTTCGTCCTGATGTTCCGGTACGTCTTCGGCGGCGTGGTCGGCGCCGCACTCGGCGGACTTCCGTACGTGGACTACCTGATGCCCGGGGTGTTCGTGCAGGTGGCCGTGTTCGGCGCGATGAACACCGCGATCGGGCTGGCCACCGACCTGCAGACCGGACTGATGGAACGCTTCCGGTCGCTGCCGATGGCCCGCTCGGCGGTGCTCTCCGGGCGGACCACCGCCGACCTGATCCGCAACGTGTTCGTGGTCGCGCTGATGACCGCCGTCGGCTTCGCGGTGGGCTTCCGCATCCACACCGACCTGGGGGCGTTCCTCTGCGGCGTGCTGCTGGTCCTCGCCTTCGGCTTCGCCATGTCCTGGGTGTTCGCGGCGGTCGGCCTGGCGGTCAAGGACCCGGAGACCGCCATGGCCGCCTCCTTCCCCGTCCTGGCGCCGCTGGTCTTCGCCTCCTCCGCGTTCGTCCCGGTGGCCACCATGCCCGGCTGGCTCCAGGTCTTCGCCGAGCACCAGCCCGTGACCGTCTCCGCCAACGCCGTCCGCGCCCTGGTCCTCGGCGGCCCCACCGCCTCCCAGGTCTGGCAGGCCCTCGCCTGGGACATCGGCATCATCGCCGTGTTCGCCCCCCTCGGCGTCTGGCTCTACCGCCGCGCCGTCTAA
- a CDS encoding ATP-binding cassette domain-containing protein: MTSPAIRVSGLTKRFGQVVALDHVDFEVPPGTVFGLLGPNGAGKTTAIRILTTILRPTDGRAEVLGHDVVAHPTAVRRLIGLAGQYAAVDPNLTARENLVLISRLTHQPAASRRPRAAELLDRFDLVDAADRPVRTYSGGMRRRLDIAAALVPRPPVLFLDEPTTGLDPQSRGALWQLIRELVAAGTTVLLTTQYLEEADRLATRVAVLAEGRIVADDSPGVLKERLGRTVIELAMGDETTATHAAGVINGRIGRTPEAEGALLRLAAPDGSLLLMSVLHALEDARLTPRTINVRESSLDDVYLALTGRRTGSTP, from the coding sequence ATGACGTCACCCGCCATCAGGGTGTCCGGTCTGACCAAGCGCTTCGGCCAGGTCGTCGCCCTCGACCACGTGGACTTCGAGGTCCCGCCCGGCACGGTCTTCGGCCTGCTCGGACCCAACGGCGCCGGAAAGACCACCGCCATCCGGATCCTCACCACGATCCTGCGACCCACCGACGGCCGGGCCGAGGTCCTCGGCCACGACGTGGTCGCCCACCCCACCGCCGTCCGCCGCCTGATCGGCCTGGCCGGCCAGTACGCGGCCGTCGACCCCAACCTCACCGCCCGCGAGAACCTGGTCCTGATCAGCCGGCTCACCCACCAGCCCGCCGCCTCCCGCCGGCCCCGAGCCGCCGAACTCCTCGACCGCTTCGACCTCGTCGACGCCGCCGACCGCCCGGTCCGCACCTACTCCGGCGGCATGCGCCGGCGGCTCGACATCGCCGCCGCCCTCGTCCCGCGGCCCCCGGTGCTCTTCCTGGACGAGCCCACCACCGGACTCGACCCGCAGAGCCGCGGCGCCCTCTGGCAGCTGATCCGCGAACTGGTCGCCGCCGGCACCACCGTCCTGCTCACCACCCAGTACCTGGAGGAGGCCGACCGGCTCGCCACCCGGGTCGCCGTCCTCGCCGAGGGCCGGATCGTCGCCGACGACTCCCCCGGCGTCCTCAAGGAACGCCTCGGCCGGACCGTGATCGAACTCGCCATGGGCGACGAGACCACCGCCACCCACGCCGCCGGCGTGATCAACGGCCGGATCGGCCGCACCCCCGAGGCCGAGGGCGCCCTCCTCCGCCTGGCCGCCCCCGACGGCTCCCTGCTGCTGATGAGCGTCCTGCACGCCCTGGAGGACGCCCGCCTCACCCCGCGCACCATCAACGTCCGCGAGTCCAGCCTCGACGACGTCTACCTCGCCCTGACCGGCCGCCGCACCGGGAGCACCCCGTGA
- a CDS encoding DUF6529 family protein: protein MVHRAEPSGRHRLLGLLWALLPVAVFAVLFWYGRAHTPQYDRALFGQRGTDAMRLKAQLGTALLGLALVQVVLALWMYGRIPRVPAARPPVRAAHRLTGLAAFLLSLPIAQQCLVAYGVQLTSTRTALHSVAGCFLYGAFVAKVLVVRHRRLPGWALPVAGGALVCAVVVLWYTAAFWFLHGFSAPGL from the coding sequence GTGGTGCACCGGGCGGAACCCTCCGGCCGCCACCGGCTGCTCGGCCTGCTGTGGGCCCTGCTGCCGGTGGCGGTCTTCGCCGTCCTGTTCTGGTACGGGCGGGCGCACACCCCGCAGTACGACCGGGCGCTGTTCGGGCAGCGCGGGACGGACGCGATGCGGCTGAAGGCGCAGCTGGGCACGGCGCTGCTGGGCCTGGCGCTGGTGCAGGTGGTGCTGGCGCTGTGGATGTACGGCCGGATCCCGCGGGTGCCGGCCGCCCGGCCCCCGGTCCGGGCGGCGCACCGGCTCACCGGCCTGGCGGCGTTCCTGCTGTCGCTGCCGATCGCGCAGCAGTGCCTGGTCGCGTACGGCGTCCAGTTGACGAGTACCCGGACCGCGCTGCACTCGGTGGCGGGGTGCTTCCTGTACGGGGCGTTCGTCGCCAAGGTGCTGGTGGTGCGGCACCGGCGGCTGCCCGGCTGGGCGCTGCCGGTGGCGGGCGGAGCGCTGGTGTGCGCGGTGGTGGTGCTCTGGTACACGGCCGCGTTCTGGTTCCTCCACGGCTTCTCGGCGCCCGGCCTGTGA
- a CDS encoding APC family permease, translating to MASVDQLAPSAAPPTGGNSGGSPTLRREMGLIGLMWASVGSIIGSGWLYGAKNAVVTAGPAAIISWGIGAVAIVLLAFVHAELGGMFPVAGGTARYPHYAFGGLAGMSFGWFSWLQAATVAPIEVEAMIGYAGHWEFAKGFLHEDGTLTISGMVVAVILMALFVGVNFLGVRVLAMTNSITTWLKIGVPLMLIFVLAVTNFHSSNFTSQGFAPFGVKGVLTAVSASGIIFALLGFEQAIQLAGESKNPKRDIPRAVLGSVAIGTLIYVLLQVVFIGALPAETFGTGWANLDFEGISGPFAGLAMLIGLGWLAWVLYVDAIISPGGTGLIYTTSTSRIAYGLSKNGYAPQIFERTDKRGVPWFGLIMSFVTGIVCFAPFPDWQKLVGFIVSASVLMYAGAPLAFGALRRRLPDHERPYRLPGGQVIAPLSFVVSSLIIYWAGWETLARLGVAILIGYVLLGGYAAYAIRKGLANAPKMEWKAAQWLPVYLVGLGVTSWQGSFGGQGNLPMWWDMAVVTVFSLAVYFWAIRVALPSEAIERNIEDVEVVDAGGH from the coding sequence ATGGCTTCCGTTGACCAGCTCGCCCCTTCCGCCGCGCCACCCACCGGCGGGAACTCGGGCGGCAGCCCCACACTCCGCCGCGAAATGGGCCTCATCGGCCTGATGTGGGCCTCCGTCGGCTCGATCATCGGCTCCGGCTGGCTGTACGGCGCCAAGAACGCCGTCGTCACCGCCGGCCCGGCGGCGATCATCTCCTGGGGCATCGGCGCGGTCGCGATCGTGCTGCTGGCGTTCGTCCACGCCGAGCTGGGCGGCATGTTCCCGGTGGCGGGCGGCACCGCCCGGTACCCGCACTACGCCTTCGGCGGCCTCGCGGGCATGTCGTTCGGCTGGTTCTCCTGGCTGCAGGCCGCGACGGTGGCGCCGATCGAGGTCGAGGCCATGATCGGGTACGCCGGGCACTGGGAGTTCGCCAAGGGCTTCCTCCACGAGGACGGCACGCTGACCATCAGCGGCATGGTCGTGGCGGTGATCCTCATGGCGCTGTTCGTCGGGGTGAACTTCCTCGGCGTCCGGGTGCTGGCGATGACCAACAGCATCACCACCTGGCTGAAGATCGGCGTCCCGCTGATGCTGATCTTCGTGCTGGCGGTGACCAACTTCCACAGCTCCAACTTCACCTCGCAGGGCTTCGCGCCGTTCGGTGTGAAGGGCGTGCTCACCGCGGTCAGCGCCAGCGGCATCATCTTCGCCCTGCTGGGCTTCGAGCAGGCCATCCAGCTGGCCGGTGAGAGCAAGAACCCCAAGCGGGACATCCCCCGCGCGGTGCTGGGCTCGGTCGCCATCGGCACCCTGATCTACGTCCTGCTGCAGGTGGTCTTCATCGGCGCGCTGCCGGCCGAGACCTTCGGCACGGGCTGGGCGAACCTGGACTTCGAGGGCATCAGCGGCCCGTTCGCGGGTCTGGCCATGCTGATCGGCCTGGGCTGGCTGGCCTGGGTGCTGTACGTGGACGCCATCATCTCCCCCGGCGGCACCGGCCTGATCTACACCACCTCCACCTCCCGCATCGCCTACGGCCTCAGCAAGAACGGCTACGCGCCGCAGATCTTCGAGCGCACCGACAAGCGCGGCGTGCCGTGGTTCGGCCTGATCATGTCGTTCGTCACCGGCATCGTCTGCTTCGCGCCGTTCCCGGACTGGCAGAAGCTGGTCGGCTTCATCGTCTCGGCCAGCGTGCTGATGTACGCCGGCGCCCCGCTCGCGTTCGGCGCGCTGCGCCGCCGCCTGCCGGACCACGAGCGCCCGTACCGCCTGCCCGGCGGTCAGGTGATCGCCCCGCTGTCGTTCGTGGTGTCCAGCCTGATCATCTACTGGGCCGGCTGGGAGACCCTGGCCCGCCTGGGCGTGGCCATCCTGATCGGCTACGTGCTGCTCGGCGGCTACGCGGCGTACGCCATCCGCAAGGGCCTGGCGAACGCGCCGAAGATGGAGTGGAAGGCCGCGCAGTGGCTGCCGGTCTACCTGGTCGGCCTGGGCGTCACCTCCTGGCAGGGCAGCTTCGGCGGCCAGGGCAACCTGCCGATGTGGTGGGACATGGCCGTGGTGACCGTGTTCTCCCTGGCCGTCTACTTCTGGGCGATCCGGGTCGCGCTGCCCTCCGAGGCGATCGAGCGCAACATCGAGGACGTCGAGGTGGTGGACGCGGGCGGTCACTGA
- a CDS encoding phosphotransferase family protein, which yields MSDTPEAPPGLDLVRLRERLDRDLPGGVDGELRARLFEGGRSNLTYLLEDASSRRVLRRPPLGHVLATAHDMAREYRVLDALDPTAVPTPRPLLLVEDDAVLGAPFYLMEHVTGTAHRDAGALAALGEPRVRALGLHLVDTLVELHAVDVAAVGLEGFGRPEGFLERQLRRWGKQLAASRSREVAGIDELQERLAKALPDSPPPALVHGDYRLDNVLVGEDDRIRAVLDWEMSTVGDPLTDLGLLVMYTELARRFDGVLPGAALAPGFPSGARLVERYAVGSGRDVSRLGWYVGFASFKLAVVLEGIHYRWTRGATVGSGFDRVGELVPAFVEFGLESLDSPKEH from the coding sequence ATGAGCGATACCCCCGAGGCGCCGCCCGGCCTCGACCTGGTCCGGCTGCGCGAGCGGCTCGACCGCGACCTGCCCGGCGGGGTGGACGGCGAACTGCGGGCCCGGCTGTTCGAGGGCGGCCGGTCGAACCTGACCTACCTGCTGGAGGACGCCTCCTCCCGCCGGGTGCTGCGCCGGCCCCCGCTCGGCCACGTTCTGGCCACCGCCCACGACATGGCCCGGGAGTACCGCGTCCTGGACGCCCTGGACCCCACCGCGGTGCCCACCCCGCGCCCGCTGCTGCTGGTCGAGGACGACGCGGTGCTCGGCGCGCCCTTCTACCTGATGGAGCACGTGACCGGCACCGCCCACCGCGACGCCGGGGCGCTGGCCGCCCTCGGCGAGCCGCGGGTGCGGGCGCTCGGGCTGCACCTGGTGGACACCCTGGTCGAGCTGCACGCGGTGGACGTGGCGGCGGTCGGCCTGGAGGGCTTCGGCCGCCCGGAGGGCTTCCTGGAGCGGCAGCTGCGCCGCTGGGGCAAGCAGCTCGCCGCCTCCCGCAGCCGCGAGGTGGCCGGCATCGACGAGCTCCAGGAGCGCCTGGCGAAGGCCCTGCCCGACTCCCCTCCGCCGGCCCTGGTGCACGGCGACTACCGGCTGGACAACGTGCTGGTCGGCGAGGACGACCGGATCCGGGCCGTCCTGGACTGGGAGATGTCCACGGTCGGCGACCCGCTCACCGACCTCGGCCTGCTGGTGATGTACACCGAGCTGGCCCGCCGCTTCGACGGGGTGCTGCCCGGGGCCGCGCTGGCCCCCGGCTTCCCGAGCGGCGCCCGGCTGGTCGAGCGGTACGCCGTCGGCTCCGGCCGGGACGTCTCCCGGCTCGGCTGGTACGTGGGCTTCGCCTCGTTCAAGCTCGCCGTGGTGCTGGAGGGCATCCACTACCGGTGGACCCGGGGTGCCACGGTGGGCAGCGGCTTCGACCGGGTCGGCGAACTGGTGCCCGCCTTCGTCGAGTTCGGCCTGGAATCCCTCGACTCCCCGAAGGAGCACTGA
- a CDS encoding acyl-CoA dehydrogenase family protein — MDFSYDARTEELRERLGAFMDECVYPAEPQLAAELADPARDRWAIPPVVAGLREQARARGLWNLFLPGELGAGLTNLQYAPLAEITGRSVLLAPPALNCAAPDTGNMELLAQFGDEAQKKQWLEPLLAGEIRSAFAMTEPEVASSDASNITTRIERDGDEYVVNGRKWYITGAMNPDCRVFIVMGKTDPRGEPHRQQSMILVPRDTPGVTVVRGMTVFGYEDADHGGHAEILFEDVRVPAGNLIGEEGSGFAIAQARLGPGRIHHCMRAIGVAERALELMCRRALDRVAFGRPLADQGVVQEWIAEARVRIEQARLLVLKTAWLMDTVGNRGAHTEIQAIKIAVPAAVEWILDKAVQAHGAAGVSQDSPLAQLWAGNRTLRLADGPDEVHRRSLARRELKRYRTREA; from the coding sequence GTGGACTTCTCCTACGACGCCCGCACCGAGGAGCTGCGCGAGCGGCTCGGTGCCTTCATGGACGAGTGCGTGTACCCGGCCGAGCCGCAGCTCGCCGCCGAACTCGCCGACCCCGCACGGGACCGCTGGGCGATCCCGCCGGTCGTCGCCGGGCTGCGCGAGCAGGCCCGGGCCCGCGGCCTGTGGAACCTCTTCCTCCCCGGCGAACTCGGCGCCGGCCTGACCAACCTCCAGTACGCGCCGCTGGCGGAGATCACCGGCCGTTCGGTGCTGCTGGCCCCGCCCGCGCTCAACTGCGCCGCCCCGGACACCGGGAACATGGAGCTGCTCGCCCAGTTCGGCGACGAGGCCCAGAAGAAGCAGTGGCTGGAGCCGCTGCTGGCCGGCGAGATCCGCTCCGCCTTCGCCATGACCGAGCCCGAGGTGGCCTCCTCGGACGCCTCCAACATCACCACCCGGATCGAGCGGGACGGCGACGAGTACGTGGTCAACGGCCGCAAGTGGTACATCACCGGGGCGATGAACCCGGACTGCCGGGTGTTCATCGTCATGGGCAAGACCGACCCGCGGGGCGAGCCGCACCGCCAGCAGAGCATGATCCTGGTGCCCCGGGACACCCCGGGCGTCACCGTGGTCCGCGGGATGACCGTCTTCGGGTACGAGGACGCCGACCACGGCGGGCACGCCGAGATCCTCTTCGAGGACGTCCGGGTGCCGGCCGGAAACCTCATCGGCGAGGAGGGCTCCGGGTTCGCCATCGCCCAGGCCCGGCTGGGCCCGGGCCGGATCCACCACTGCATGCGGGCGATCGGGGTCGCCGAGCGCGCCCTGGAGCTGATGTGCCGGCGGGCCCTGGACCGGGTCGCCTTCGGCCGGCCGCTGGCCGACCAGGGCGTGGTCCAGGAGTGGATCGCCGAGGCCCGGGTGCGGATCGAGCAGGCCCGGCTGCTGGTGCTCAAGACCGCCTGGCTGATGGACACCGTCGGCAACCGCGGCGCGCACACCGAGATCCAGGCCATCAAGATCGCGGTGCCGGCCGCCGTCGAGTGGATCCTCGACAAGGCCGTCCAGGCGCACGGCGCCGCCGGCGTCAGCCAGGACAGCCCGCTCGCCCAGCTCTGGGCCGGCAACCGGACGCTGCGGCTCGCCGACGGCCCGGACGAGGTGCACCGCCGCTCGCTGGCCCGCCGCGAGCTCAAGCGGTACCGCACCCGGGAGGCCTGA
- a CDS encoding acyl-CoA dehydrogenase family protein encodes MESELRERTRRLLAEHDPSDTDRLDFLRARFDAGLAWVHFPVGLGGLGASRPLQAVVDEELAAAGAPDNEPRRIGIGLGMAAPTILRYGTEEQKRRFLRPLWTGEEVWCQLFSEPGAGSDLAALGTRARREGEGWTVDGQKVWTSTAHTARWAILIARTDPDVPKHRGITYFVCDMTHPGVEVRPLRQITGEAEFNEVFLTGVEIPDTHRLGGVGEGWQVAQTTLNNERVAIGGQATPREGGMVGVVAETWRARPELRTPDLHQRLLKAWVEAEVARLTGERLRQQLAVGQPGPEGAAMKLAFARLAQELSGLEVELLGEDGLAYDDWTLRRPELVDFTGREAGYRYLRAKGNSIEGGTSEILRNIVAERVLGLPAEPRTDKDLPWKELPR; translated from the coding sequence ATGGAGTCCGAACTGCGGGAACGGACGAGACGGCTGCTCGCCGAGCACGACCCCTCCGACACCGACCGGCTGGACTTCCTGCGGGCCCGGTTCGACGCCGGGCTGGCCTGGGTGCACTTCCCGGTCGGGCTCGGCGGACTCGGCGCGTCGCGGCCCCTCCAGGCCGTGGTGGACGAGGAGTTGGCCGCCGCCGGCGCCCCCGACAACGAGCCCCGCCGGATCGGCATCGGGCTCGGCATGGCCGCCCCGACCATCCTCCGCTACGGCACCGAGGAGCAGAAGCGGCGCTTCCTGCGGCCGCTGTGGACCGGCGAGGAGGTCTGGTGCCAGCTGTTCAGCGAGCCCGGCGCCGGCTCCGACCTCGCCGCCCTCGGCACCCGGGCCCGCCGGGAGGGCGAGGGCTGGACGGTCGACGGCCAGAAGGTGTGGACCTCCACCGCGCACACCGCACGCTGGGCCATCCTGATCGCCCGCACCGACCCCGACGTGCCCAAGCACCGCGGCATCACCTACTTCGTCTGCGACATGACCCACCCCGGGGTTGAGGTCCGCCCGCTGCGGCAGATCACCGGGGAGGCCGAGTTCAACGAGGTGTTCCTGACCGGCGTCGAGATCCCCGACACGCACCGGCTCGGCGGCGTCGGCGAGGGCTGGCAGGTCGCCCAGACCACCCTCAACAACGAGCGGGTGGCCATCGGCGGCCAGGCCACGCCCCGCGAGGGCGGCATGGTCGGCGTGGTCGCCGAGACCTGGCGCGCCCGGCCCGAGCTGCGCACCCCCGACCTCCACCAGCGCCTGCTGAAGGCCTGGGTGGAGGCCGAGGTGGCCCGGCTCACCGGCGAACGGCTGCGCCAGCAGCTCGCCGTCGGCCAGCCCGGCCCGGAGGGCGCCGCGATGAAGCTCGCCTTCGCCCGCCTCGCCCAGGAGTTGAGCGGCCTGGAGGTCGAACTGCTCGGCGAGGACGGCCTGGCGTACGACGACTGGACGCTGCGGCGGCCCGAACTCGTCGACTTCACCGGCCGCGAGGCCGGCTACCGCTACCTGCGGGCCAAGGGCAACTCCATCGAGGGCGGCACCTCGGAGATCCTCCGGAACATCGTCGCCGAGCGGGTGCTCGGCCTGCCCGCCGAACCGCGGACCGACAAGGACCTGCCCTGGAAGGAGCTGCCCCGGTGA